The stretch of DNA AAATGCATCAATTGAATCTGCCAGAGCTGGCGTGCATGGGAAAGGATTTGCTGTCGTTTCTGAAGAGGTTCGCAGTTTAGCGGAAGAAACATCTGAAAGCGTTCATTTGATTCGTAAAATTATAGCTGAAATGCAGATTAAAACAGCTGAAGCGGTACAAGTAACAACGGAAGGAAATCATACAGTAAGCGATGGAATGAAAAAGGTGGAGGAAGCTAAAGCTGCTTTCGCAGATATTAAAAACTCTATCGAGCAAATGAGCAAAGAATTTCAACTAATCCTGCAGCATATTCAAAAAATTAATTTAGACGTTCAAAATTCTAATATTGATGTTGAAAGAATAAATGAAGAAACGAATGCCATTTTTCAAAGCATTCATGCTGTTGCCATTAACTCACAGCAGCAAACAGCTGCAATTGAGGAAATTAGCTCATCCATTGACGTGTTGTTGCATATGGCAAATGATATGGAGGATATCGTAAATAATTATAAATTGCCTTGATTGGTTTCCATTGATCATCATGTAGGGGTTCAAAGTTGATACCCCTACTGATTGATTAAAACGCAGATTTAGTATTGATTAGTTCTGATAGTTAATAGTGATGAATTTTATACATACTGGTTCCGAAACAAAGATATTTGATTGTAATAAAGTAAGTTTTCCAGACATTTCATTCCTTGAAAATAAGACGAGATTATTTGATTTTTGATTAGATGCAACGATAAACTTTTCAGTAGGATCAAGTACAAAGTCTCTAGGCCAATGTCCTTCTGTAGAAGTGTGTTCAATGAATTGCAGTTCTCCTGTTTCTGAATGAACACTAAACACTGCTATGCTGTCATGTCCGCGATTTCCTGCATAGATAAAGCGCCCATCAGAAGAAATATGAATTGCGCTGCCTTGGTTGTTCTCTTTAAAGTTTTCTGGAAGCGTAGAAACAATTTGAATCTGAGTAAATTCCCCGGTTTCTGAATCGTATTGTGTTGCGATAATCTCTGAGCTAAATTCAGTCATGAAATAGGCATATTTTCCATTTGGGTGGAATACAAGATGTCTTGGTCCACTGCCTGGTTTGACAGAAAGGCTATTCTTTTCAGTTAACTCTCCCCGATGAGCTGTATAAGTAATAATTTTATCGATTCCCAGATCAACAGCTACTACATATTTCTCATCAGGAGTAATGCCTGCATAATGGGTATGAGCTTTTTCCTGTCTTTCGTCAGGTCCTGAGCCTATATGCTCGATAATAGATGTCGGTGGATTAACGGAACCGTTATCAGTATTTAGTAAATAAGATTCTACTGTGCCCTTATGGTAATTTGCGCTAAAGAGAGTGCTGTTATCACGATTAACACTTACATGACAAGGAGGGGCACCTTCAGAAACATTTTGGTTCAATGGTTGCAATTCAGTGGATTCAGCATTAATTTTATACGCAGCTACACCACCAGATGAGCCTTCCTTTATTACTGAATACAGAAACTGATGATCCTCACTAATAGCTAAATACGTTGGATTATCAAGCTTCGCAGCTAATTTCACCTCAGAAAGCTGTCCCTTTTCACTATCTAAAATAAAGGAATAAATCCCTTCACTTTTCTCATTTGTATATGTACCGACATACCCAATATATTTATTGTTTTTCATTTTTGAATGACCTCCGTTTTATTCCTTAACTCTATCATAGAAGATCACGCTGGCAAAACGATCTATTATTAAAAAAGTATGCGTTTTTTGACCTCTATTAGATAATTATCCTTATTTCTATCATTCTCTTCTATACTCTATCAGCCAGCAATCACGATATTCGCCCTCATGAAGCTCATTCTTTGGGAGAAGTTTAACTTTTTTGAAGCCACATTTTTCGTAGCACTTAAGAGCTCTTTCATTACAAACTTGTGGATCCATCACAACAAAGTCTGCGTGTTTTTCTATTATCAAATATTCAACCATTGAATGTACTAGTATTGTTCCGATTCCTTTATTCCAATAGGCAGGTTCACCAATGAATTGATCAATCCCATAAATTACTTCTGTGTTTTTAGAATATCCGTACTTTTCCCTAGTTTCATCATCCAGCTCATAATATTGGATATATCCTATATCTACGCCTTCAAATTCAATAATACAGCCATTGACGTCATCATTTGGATTATAAAATTCCGTATTTACCTTTTCTAAATCAAACGGATTATCTCTGCCTTCATAAAATTCCAGTACTTTTGGGTCGGACAGCCATTTCGCTAATAAATAGTTGTCTTTTTTCTCCAATTTTCTTACATTTAACTTACCATTATTAAATAACATTCAGAGCACCTCAAATTTAATGTTTAATAAGATTTCGTTTATTGTGATGAATTATCCTTTAAGGAAACCATTTTTCAGCTAAAAAGCAACGGAGGGATGATATGGTTTTTATAGAGCATTTGCGAGAAAGGATTCCTTTTCTTAATGTTTCAACAGATATTCAGGAGATACATAAAGGTTTTTCAAAAGACAAGAAGTATATCGTTCATTTTGAACATAGAGAAAGTTGTATTATACGGACAGCAGATATCGAACAATATGAAAGAAAAAAAGCAGAGTTTGAACGAATTACAGAACTGCAAACATTTGATGTAAAGACATCGGATCCCATTGAAATTGGCCGACTTGATGAATTAGGGATATGCTATTATGTGCTTTCTTATATTGAGGGCGAGGATGCGCGAGATTTATTGCCATCATATAGCAGCAAGGAACAATATGAAATTGGTCTTGAGGCAGGAAGGGATTTAGCCAAAATTCATTTGATTCAGGCATCATCGCTTTATGATCCTTGGTACGACAGGATTATGAAAAAGTATACAAGTTATGTGGAGGCTTATCATTCTTGTGGAATAAAGATAGATGGCGATAGCATAATCATTGATTTTATAGCAAAAAATGAACGGTACTTGAAAAATCGCCGCAACTGCTTTCAGCATGATGATTTTCATGTAGGTAATATTATCGTGAAGGATAAACAATACGCGGGTGTAATAGACTTCAACAGGTTTGGTTGGGGAGATCCTATTCATGACTTTCTTAAAATAGGCTTATTCAGTAAAGAGGTCAGCATTCCTTTTTCGATTGGTCAGATTATCGGCTACTTTGATAACAATATACCTGAAGAGTTTTGGAGTCTGTATTCAATCTATTTGGGAATGAATGTCTTTTCATCTGTTGTCTGGACTAAGAAAGTTGTCCCTGAAAAGCTGGATGAAATGATCGAGCGCTTATATTGCATTTTGGAAGATCATAAATACTTTGAAAATATTAAGCCTTCTTGGTATAAAGAAGCAACTTATTAAAATATTTATTTTTAGAAGAAAGGATAGATCACGCTGGAGAGTAGGATATATGTTAATTGGGGAGGGCACCATGTAAAGCTTACATGGTGCCCGAGGAAAATAATCTTGGATACAAGTTTAGTAACAAGCGTCCACGGTTATTGTTTTCACGAAGGCAAGATTCTATTAGTTTATGTGAAAGGTAGAGTATTTAATAATCCTGGTGGACATATTGAAATAGGCGAAACACCTGAAGAGGCTTTTCATAGAGAAGCATTTGAGGAAGGCTATGTTGAGGGGGAAATTAGCTATTTAGGAGCCATTGAAGTAAGCCATGAAGAAAACCTATTATTTGATCCAAATGGGAAATATCCAAAAATAGGGTATCAGCTTTACTATAGGATGGACATTGAAAAATGCCTCCCATTTGAGCGTGAAAATGAAACAATATCCCGTATTTGGGTGGAACCCGAAGAAATTCCCTACATATTAGATGATCATCGGCTTTCATTAATTATTCTTAAGGAAGCTTTGAAGAAAGATTAAATAATGAAGTCCATGTGTATGCGTGCCCAATGTCTTTCTATTTTGGGCTTCTCGGTAACGAAAAGGCCATTTAGGTGCCCGATAAGATTTAAATTTCAAGATCACGGTAACATAGAGTCATTCAATGTACCCGTTATGCTTCTAATTACAGCAAAAGGAGGATATTAAATAAAAAAATTTTTTCTAGTATGAGAATTGACTTAATCATTCTACTAATCGCTCACATATTCCTTCACTTCAACCGCATATAGACTATTAGGCAAATACAAAATTTCCAGCTGCTTCCCTCTTAAATTCGATTCAAAAAAGCTTTCGTGTATCTGGAGATTGTGTGCATCAATCGTTTTGTTTTTAAAGACTAATTCAAGTACATAGGCGGGGCCGACATCTGGGTCATCGTATTCTACTTGATCTGGTATACCTACAATTCTTTCAAAACTTTGATTTTCGTAAGCTTCCTTATCTTTATGCAGCAACAGAGAGGTATTGATGAAATGAACTCCGGCACTCAAAAAAATAATGGTAAAAAAGAGAGAAGCGATAATACCAAAAATGTTTCGAGTTGAGGTGGCAATTAACAAAAAAGCGGCGGCAAAACAAAATGAAATGCTAGCTCCACAATATGTATTTATCATTTCATGTAAAATGAATTGCTCCTTGACCATCATAGAAGCAAGCCATAATAGTAATGCGAGGACAAAAAATACTGCACATAATGCAACTAAAATAATAAAGAAACGCTCTTGAATCTGCTTGAATTTCCCTTGTTCAGGCCTATTCTGTAATTTTTTCTTTTTCATTGCTCTCTCCTTTCATCTCTTCACTTATACTCCTTCCTTAATTACGTTTAAAAGTCAAAAAAGTTTTAATTATCTCTTAATTAATTACATAAGATAAAAAAGCTGTCCCGTGGATGAATATCCATACCAAAGGACAGCTTTTTTTATACCGATTCTCTAGCTAATTTTGTTTTCGGATAACGGTTCATCGCTACTAATAATATGACGCCGCTGATGATAAGGAGAATACTTGTCGTGACAAAAACGGAAGAGAAGCCAAAATACCCAGAAATGAGTCCTCCCATCATCGGCCCAATAATATTCCCGAAGAACCTCAGGCTCGTGTTATAGCCTAAGACTTCTCCTTGCATGGCAATCGGTGCTTCTTGTCGAATATAGGCGATTCGGACAGGGATGATTCCGCCAATTGTTACACCCAGAGTAAACCGAATGAATACAAGCTGCCAATAATTCGTAACAAATCCACCAGGCAAGTAGAATATTCCAGCAAGAAATAACAGAATGACAAGGACTTTAATATAGCCATATCGATCGGCTATTTTTCCCCATTTTCTAGCCATTATTAAGTTTCCAAGGCCTGCAACTGAGAAGGCGATTCCTGCAAAGAACGCTAGATTTTCAGGGCCATGCAGCTCACTCACATATAAGGATAATATCGGTTGGATGCTGAAATGTGCCATCTGAATTAATGCTGAAATAAGCAGTACAGTTAATAAAACGGGATTCTTCACAATATGAAGAATAACTTCTTTGCTCGTGTAATTAGCTTTTTTGTCCTTCTTACTTTGTAAAATGATCTCTTTAGTTAAAATGACAAGCATTGCTGAAATGAATATAGAAATTGAAGTCCATTTAAATGTATTCGCATAACCAAATATGTCCGCTAAAACACCGCCAAGCAAGGGGCCCATTAATGAGCCAGTGATACTTCCTGTTTGCAAAGTCCCCATAACCTTACCTGCAATTTCTTTAGGCGTCTGTGTTGAAATAAAAGCCTGTGACATAGGGATAAAGCCAGTAAATATGCCCATAAACAACCTAAGTATAAAAAGCTGCCAAACAGAAGTGCAATAACCCATTAGAAAAATAGAAATTCCCATCCCAACTCCTGAAGCGATGAGAATTTTTTTTCTTCCATATAAGTCCCCGATTCTTCCCCATATGGGGGAAAACAGAAAGGCTGTGACAAAGGTTATGGCAAAAATCCAACCTGACCAATGTTGTACATAGGTTGTTGAAAAATCGCCAAATGTTTCAATATACAAAGAAATAAACGGCAAGACCATTGTCATGCTGCCAGCTACAAAGAAATTAGCGAACCACATGATAACTAGATTACGCTTCGAATCAGGATTCATCCTTTAATAACACTTCTTTCTAGTCAACTATTTCGTTTCTCTAAATATATTATAACGAAATTTCCAAAAATATGAAGCTTAATAGTTTTATCAAAAATGTAGTTTAAAAATGTGCATAAAAAATAGGCTGTGTTAAAGCTAGCTCAGTGGCGATAATGCTAATTTGTTGTTGATTGAAGCGGAAGGCGCGAGATCCTCGAAAATGCATTCGCATTTCCTTCGTGCGGTGTTTATTCGGGGAAGATTATTCAACGTCCTGCGGGAGAAGCGAGTCAAAGGGAGACCCCGCAGGAGCGATAGCGACGAGGAGGCTTCCGGACCGCCCGCGATCGCTAAGTGCCTGCAGCGGAAATCAACAGAGAAGTTTAACATAGTAAAAAAATAAAAAAGTATTGTATTATAACAGTATTTATTTTATAATTTCTTTACTATAACAGAATAACTTTTTATTAGGAACATAGGATTATTGACAATTGTAAACTTGAAAAATAATGATTGTTTTATTATTACGGTTGTTTTATAATTCCTAATAGGTAAAAGATTCAGAATATATAAAAAGAGGAGGAAAACATTTGGAAGCTTTTGTTAACGGGTTGAATAATATTTTATGGAGTACACCAGTCATTTACATCTGTCTAGGTGTAGGGTTATTATTCTCAATCTTTACTAGATTTCTTCAGGTTAGACATATTAAAGACATGATCATGCTCATGTTTCAAGGAAAAAGTTCCGAAGCGGGCGTT from Cytobacillus dafuensis encodes:
- a CDS encoding lactonase family protein, with the protein product MKNNKYIGYVGTYTNEKSEGIYSFILDSEKGQLSEVKLAAKLDNPTYLAISEDHQFLYSVIKEGSSGGVAAYKINAESTELQPLNQNVSEGAPPCHVSVNRDNSTLFSANYHKGTVESYLLNTDNGSVNPPTSIIEHIGSGPDERQEKAHTHYAGITPDEKYVVAVDLGIDKIITYTAHRGELTEKNSLSVKPGSGPRHLVFHPNGKYAYFMTEFSSEIIATQYDSETGEFTQIQIVSTLPENFKENNQGSAIHISSDGRFIYAGNRGHDSIAVFSVHSETGELQFIEHTSTEGHWPRDFVLDPTEKFIVASNQKSNNLVLFSRNEMSGKLTLLQSNIFVSEPVCIKFITINYQN
- a CDS encoding GNAT family N-acetyltransferase, with product MLFNNGKLNVRKLEKKDNYLLAKWLSDPKVLEFYEGRDNPFDLEKVNTEFYNPNDDVNGCIIEFEGVDIGYIQYYELDDETREKYGYSKNTEVIYGIDQFIGEPAYWNKGIGTILVHSMVEYLIIEKHADFVVMDPQVCNERALKCYEKCGFKKVKLLPKNELHEGEYRDCWLIEYRRE
- a CDS encoding aminoglycoside phosphotransferase family protein, encoding MVFIEHLRERIPFLNVSTDIQEIHKGFSKDKKYIVHFEHRESCIIRTADIEQYERKKAEFERITELQTFDVKTSDPIEIGRLDELGICYYVLSYIEGEDARDLLPSYSSKEQYEIGLEAGRDLAKIHLIQASSLYDPWYDRIMKKYTSYVEAYHSCGIKIDGDSIIIDFIAKNERYLKNRRNCFQHDDFHVGNIIVKDKQYAGVIDFNRFGWGDPIHDFLKIGLFSKEVSIPFSIGQIIGYFDNNIPEEFWSLYSIYLGMNVFSSVVWTKKVVPEKLDEMIERLYCILEDHKYFENIKPSWYKEATY
- a CDS encoding NUDIX hydrolase, which gives rise to MDTSLVTSVHGYCFHEGKILLVYVKGRVFNNPGGHIEIGETPEEAFHREAFEEGYVEGEISYLGAIEVSHEENLLFDPNGKYPKIGYQLYYRMDIEKCLPFERENETISRIWVEPEEIPYILDDHRLSLIILKEALKKD
- a CDS encoding MFS transporter, with amino-acid sequence MNPDSKRNLVIMWFANFFVAGSMTMVLPFISLYIETFGDFSTTYVQHWSGWIFAITFVTAFLFSPIWGRIGDLYGRKKILIASGVGMGISIFLMGYCTSVWQLFILRLFMGIFTGFIPMSQAFISTQTPKEIAGKVMGTLQTGSITGSLMGPLLGGVLADIFGYANTFKWTSISIFISAMLVILTKEIILQSKKDKKANYTSKEVILHIVKNPVLLTVLLISALIQMAHFSIQPILSLYVSELHGPENLAFFAGIAFSVAGLGNLIMARKWGKIADRYGYIKVLVILLFLAGIFYLPGGFVTNYWQLVFIRFTLGVTIGGIIPVRIAYIRQEAPIAMQGEVLGYNTSLRFFGNIIGPMMGGLISGYFGFSSVFVTTSILLIISGVILLVAMNRYPKTKLARESV